The following coding sequences lie in one Caproicibacterium argilliputei genomic window:
- a CDS encoding HD-GYP domain-containing protein, with product MPNPLNGDSEISRWMQSLPKEQRLHSAHVKLYTAALAETLRSAKTGCPADELSRLGSAAYFHDIGKAWVPRALLLKAEKLTPAQLQEVRRHPLYAEKMFALMRQDILCGMPEPLFQTARACAVFHHEWWNGQGYPYGLSGKQIPFAARVTSLCDVYDAITSSRVYRKAHSHAFACREIETNAGVQFDPALARIFLDHAEVFRAQREALGG from the coding sequence GTGCCAAATCCCTTAAACGGCGATTCTGAAATCAGCAGATGGATGCAGTCTTTGCCCAAGGAACAACGGCTGCATTCCGCCCATGTAAAGCTGTATACCGCCGCATTGGCAGAGACTTTGCGCAGCGCCAAAACAGGCTGCCCGGCTGATGAACTGTCCCGTTTGGGCAGCGCCGCCTATTTTCACGACATTGGAAAGGCATGGGTTCCCCGCGCGCTTCTGCTGAAAGCCGAAAAGCTGACGCCTGCCCAGCTTCAGGAAGTCCGCAGGCACCCCCTGTACGCAGAAAAGATGTTTGCCCTGATGCGGCAGGACATCCTGTGCGGAATGCCGGAGCCGCTTTTCCAGACGGCGCGCGCGTGTGCGGTTTTTCACCACGAGTGGTGGAACGGGCAGGGCTACCCCTATGGGCTCAGCGGCAAGCAAATTCCGTTTGCCGCGCGCGTCACCTCCCTCTGTGACGTTTACGATGCCATTACCAGCAGCCGGGTTTACCGCAAAGCGCACAGCCACGCATTCGCCTGCCGCGAAATCGAAACAAACGCAGGCGTGCAGTTTGACCCGGCTTTAGCCCGCATTTTTTTAGACCATGCGGAAGTATTTCGCGCCCAGCGCGAGGCTTTGGGCGGATGA
- the glgB gene encoding 1,4-alpha-glucan branching protein GlgB — MDEKILREYLQGQSCEAYLVLGAHKAAEFDQDGVRFTVYAPGARNVFLIGEFSSWNAWQMDRTPAGFWTLFAAGAQEGQMYKYRVQTADGLHDRADPFAFSAELRPATASRICFLDGFTWTDQAWMASRDKNYNRPLSIYEVHAGSWRIKEEQKDADRFYSYEELIDTLLPYVKQQGFTHIELLPLTEHPLDASWGYQTAGYFAPTSRYGAPRQLMHFIDCCHQEGIGTIMDFVPAHFIRDDYALSKFDGTFLYESDEPALRDSEWGTVFFDFAKPHVLSFLKSAADFWLTYYHFDGLRYDAVSRILYTCGDENRGVSDAGVWFLRSTNYALQARHPGAMLIAEDSTNYLKVTAPVQYGGLGFDYKWDLGWMNDTLAYLQKSPTERRLAADSLTFSMSYFHRDIFLLPLSHDEVVHGKHTIIDKIFGSYEEKFPQLRLLWLYMFTHPGKKLNFMGNELAEFKEWDEKAALGWNLLTYPNHDAFHRYVQALQTFYRQHPALYQNDYHPKSFVWMDLTHTDSCVFAFCRDSLEAPDREELYVALNFSERPVPAYFLPVRQAGTYREIFNTEDAAFGGSNRRNPAAEAVLQGGRQGIRVDLPAFSGIIFQPANN; from the coding sequence ATGGACGAAAAAATTTTACGGGAATACCTGCAGGGACAAAGCTGCGAAGCTTACCTGGTCCTTGGTGCGCACAAAGCCGCTGAATTTGACCAGGACGGCGTGCGTTTCACCGTTTATGCGCCCGGTGCCCGCAACGTGTTTCTGATCGGCGAATTTTCCAGCTGGAATGCCTGGCAGATGGACCGCACGCCGGCGGGGTTCTGGACACTTTTCGCGGCAGGCGCGCAGGAAGGACAGATGTACAAATACCGGGTGCAGACCGCCGACGGCCTGCATGACCGCGCCGATCCGTTCGCTTTTTCTGCGGAACTGCGCCCCGCCACCGCCAGCCGCATCTGCTTTTTAGACGGCTTCACCTGGACTGACCAGGCGTGGATGGCGTCCCGTGACAAAAACTACAATCGCCCGCTTTCCATTTATGAAGTGCACGCTGGCTCCTGGCGCATCAAGGAGGAGCAGAAGGATGCCGACCGCTTCTACTCCTATGAAGAACTGATTGACACCCTGCTTCCGTATGTAAAGCAGCAGGGATTTACGCATATCGAGCTGCTGCCCCTCACAGAGCATCCACTGGACGCTTCGTGGGGCTACCAAACCGCCGGGTACTTTGCACCCACCAGCCGCTACGGCGCTCCCCGCCAGCTGATGCACTTCATCGACTGCTGCCATCAGGAGGGCATCGGCACTATCATGGACTTTGTGCCTGCACACTTCATCCGCGATGACTACGCCCTGAGCAAATTTGACGGCACATTCCTTTACGAAAGCGACGAGCCCGCGCTGCGGGACAGCGAATGGGGCACTGTCTTTTTCGACTTTGCAAAACCGCACGTGCTCAGCTTCTTAAAGTCTGCTGCCGACTTCTGGCTGACGTACTACCACTTTGACGGTCTGCGCTATGATGCCGTTTCGCGGATTCTGTACACCTGCGGTGACGAAAACCGCGGTGTCAGCGACGCCGGCGTTTGGTTTTTGCGCAGCACCAACTATGCGCTTCAGGCGCGCCACCCCGGTGCCATGCTGATTGCTGAGGACTCGACCAACTACCTGAAGGTGACCGCGCCGGTGCAGTACGGCGGGCTTGGATTCGACTACAAATGGGACCTCGGCTGGATGAATGACACGCTGGCTTACCTGCAGAAATCTCCGACGGAGCGGCGGCTCGCCGCTGACAGTCTCACCTTTTCCATGAGCTACTTTCACCGCGATATTTTCTTGCTGCCGCTTTCGCATGACGAAGTCGTACACGGCAAACATACCATCATTGACAAGATTTTCGGCTCCTATGAGGAAAAATTCCCGCAGCTGCGCCTGCTGTGGCTGTATATGTTCACGCATCCGGGCAAAAAGCTCAACTTCATGGGCAACGAATTGGCGGAGTTTAAGGAGTGGGATGAAAAGGCCGCGCTCGGCTGGAACCTGCTGACTTACCCCAATCACGATGCATTTCACCGGTATGTGCAGGCACTGCAGACATTTTATCGCCAGCACCCCGCGCTTTACCAAAATGACTACCACCCCAAAAGCTTTGTCTGGATGGATCTGACGCATACCGACAGCTGTGTGTTCGCATTTTGTCGGGACAGTCTGGAGGCGCCTGACCGCGAGGAACTTTACGTTGCGCTGAACTTTTCGGAACGTCCGGTTCCGGCGTATTTTTTGCCGGTACGGCAGGCGGGCACCTACCGCGAAATTTTCAATACAGAGGACGCCGCGTTCGGCGGAAGCAACCGCCGCAATCCGGCTGCAGAGGCTGTTCTGCAGGGCGGCAGGCAGGGCATTCGCGTGGATCTGCCCGCTTTCTCCGGTATCATTTTTCAACCGGCAAACAACTGA
- a CDS encoding HAD hydrolase-like protein, translating to MRLRYKTVLFDFDGTICASGEGIMHCAALALQEMGVPVPPRETLRRFIGPPAEDCYQNFCGMTPEQAVEAVRRFRVHYDSTGWLKTEMYPGVPELLRDLRAAGAVVCTASSKPFMMVERLLQHFGVEQLFSQLCAADNDGGNAAKAQVIRKAMALCGTNSLTDTVMIGDTHYDAEGAAEVGLPFVGAAYGYGGKEDLKAGGAVCFADSPADLRRYLFIKEPS from the coding sequence TTGCGGTTACGCTACAAAACAGTTTTGTTTGACTTTGACGGTACCATCTGCGCCTCCGGCGAGGGCATTATGCATTGTGCGGCGCTGGCGCTGCAAGAAATGGGAGTGCCGGTGCCGCCGCGGGAAACCCTGCGCCGGTTCATCGGCCCGCCTGCGGAGGATTGCTACCAAAATTTTTGCGGCATGACGCCGGAGCAGGCGGTTGAGGCGGTGCGCCGCTTTCGGGTGCATTATGACTCGACTGGCTGGCTGAAAACGGAAATGTATCCGGGCGTTCCGGAGTTGCTGCGGGATCTGCGCGCAGCCGGTGCGGTGGTCTGCACCGCTTCATCCAAGCCTTTTATGATGGTGGAGCGGTTGCTTCAGCATTTTGGGGTGGAGCAGCTGTTCAGCCAGCTCTGCGCGGCAGACAACGACGGCGGCAATGCCGCGAAAGCCCAGGTCATCCGCAAGGCGATGGCGCTGTGCGGTACCAATAGCCTGACAGATACGGTCATGATTGGGGATACCCATTATGACGCAGAGGGCGCGGCGGAAGTGGGGCTGCCGTTTGTCGGGGCGGCTTACGGATACGGCGGCAAGGAAGACCTGAAAGCCGGCGGCGCGGTTTGCTTCGCGGATTCACCGGCGGATTTGCGCCGTTATCTCTTTATAAAAGAGCCATCATAA
- a CDS encoding Cof-type HAD-IIB family hydrolase, with protein MEDYKLIALDLDGTLTNSQKKISPATREVLLHAQHAGIRIALVSGRPTAGVLPLARELELDQSDGYIISFNGGKIVSCKTGETLYERYLPKELLPRLCGLNKKHPLAVIIYSSDTIITETADNNYVRGDAFINHMPVEEVPNILPRIDFHVNKFLFPGDPAYIEKLLPSLRREFPTCSIYCSEPYYLEVMPNNVDKAQALAVLLGRLGLTRSALIAFGDGFNDQSMVRFAGMGVAMGNAQQVVKNDADFVTRTNDEDGVAYAVQKLVLPGVETHA; from the coding sequence ATGGAGGATTACAAACTCATTGCACTGGATCTTGACGGTACACTGACAAACTCACAGAAAAAAATCAGCCCGGCCACCCGTGAAGTTCTGCTGCACGCTCAGCACGCCGGCATCCGCATCGCGCTGGTTTCCGGCAGACCGACCGCAGGGGTGCTGCCACTCGCGCGCGAGCTGGAATTGGATCAAAGCGACGGCTATATCATCTCTTTTAACGGCGGTAAAATCGTTTCCTGTAAAACCGGCGAAACCCTGTATGAGCGCTACCTGCCGAAAGAACTTCTGCCGCGGCTGTGCGGGCTGAACAAAAAACATCCGCTTGCCGTCATTATTTACAGCAGCGACACGATTATTACCGAAACTGCAGACAACAACTATGTGCGAGGCGACGCTTTCATCAATCATATGCCGGTGGAAGAGGTACCGAATATCCTGCCGCGCATTGACTTTCACGTCAATAAATTCCTGTTTCCTGGTGACCCTGCCTACATTGAAAAGCTGCTGCCGTCCCTGCGGCGGGAGTTTCCGACCTGCAGCATTTACTGCAGTGAACCGTACTATCTGGAGGTCATGCCCAACAACGTCGACAAAGCACAGGCGCTTGCGGTCCTGCTCGGTCGGCTGGGGCTGACCCGCAGCGCTTTAATTGCATTTGGTGACGGCTTCAATGACCAGTCCATGGTGCGCTTCGCCGGCATGGGGGTGGCTATGGGCAATGCCCAGCAGGTGGTCAAAAACGACGCGGACTTTGTCACGCGAACCAATGACGAGGACGGCGTGGCTTACGCGGTGCAGAAACTCGTTTTGCCCGGTGTGGAAACCCACGCCTGA
- a CDS encoding nucleoside-diphosphate kinase — translation MYYSFIMLKPDAVERGLTVPILSYLKEADIELELIDCQKVKTGTLLKHYAQAIAKMGHDFERKYADFFTNRYVIPIIVKSEHADIIERIRSVVGATNPAEAQKGTIRGDFGIDSFAKSAAESRSCQNLIHASDSPEAVRREIALWFGESYAEKYAN, via the coding sequence ATGTATTACAGTTTTATCATGCTCAAACCGGACGCCGTAGAGCGGGGATTGACCGTACCGATTCTCAGCTACCTAAAAGAAGCCGACATCGAGCTGGAATTGATAGACTGTCAAAAGGTGAAAACAGGCACCCTGCTGAAACACTACGCACAGGCCATTGCCAAAATGGGGCACGACTTTGAGCGGAAATACGCGGACTTTTTCACCAACCGCTATGTGATCCCCATCATCGTCAAATCAGAACACGCCGACATCATCGAGCGCATCCGCAGCGTGGTCGGTGCCACCAATCCGGCGGAGGCACAAAAGGGTACCATCCGCGGAGATTTCGGCATCGACAGCTTCGCAAAATCCGCCGCGGAAAGCCGCAGCTGCCAAAACTTGATTCACGCCAGCGACAGCCCGGAAGCTGTTCGCCGGGAAATTGCCCTTTGGTTTGGAGAGTCCTATGCAGAAAAATATGCAAACTAA
- the ybaK gene encoding Cys-tRNA(Pro) deacylase — MAKKKDEKTNVMRILDKEHIAYTPHFYAHEDGKIDGIAVAQKLGQPLPQVFKTLVTQGADRAYYVFAVPVAAELNLKAAARSVGAKSVEMIHVKDINKVTGYIRGGCSPVGMKKQFTTVFDESALQFGTIFVSGGKIGTQVELSIQDLLKLTGGTTADLVLHNA, encoded by the coding sequence ATGGCAAAAAAGAAAGACGAAAAAACAAACGTCATGCGGATTTTAGACAAGGAACACATTGCCTATACCCCGCATTTTTACGCGCATGAGGATGGAAAAATCGACGGCATTGCGGTTGCACAGAAACTGGGACAGCCCCTGCCGCAGGTTTTTAAAACACTGGTTACGCAGGGTGCCGACCGCGCCTACTACGTTTTTGCGGTGCCGGTGGCGGCGGAACTAAACTTGAAAGCTGCCGCGCGCAGTGTCGGCGCGAAAAGTGTCGAAATGATTCACGTCAAGGATATTAACAAAGTCACCGGCTACATCCGCGGCGGCTGCTCCCCTGTGGGCATGAAAAAGCAGTTCACAACGGTGTTTGACGAAAGCGCTCTGCAGTTCGGCACCATTTTCGTCAGCGGCGGAAAAATCGGCACGCAGGTCGAGCTTTCGATTCAGGACCTTTTAAAGCTGACCGGCGGCACAACGGCAGACCTCGTTTTGCATAACGCTTAG
- a CDS encoding methyl-accepting chemotaxis protein: MKRNRFDDISISKKLSVGFTFVSTMGAIIGLLGIISLIILMSNQQTMYNQSTLGIEYSSNAEIDFKDLRTAVRDLYMHYDTDKDKYSQTISTDLQAVQKQLEKYSGTLSNSTDQEHYESLKTAYAAYETVVNNIVQTASSGGSQEEILTLINDTSSKTQDVIDAFSVLSSFNDAQAQQSLSNTQTSSIIEICVMLAIVLSAAAASYKCSRRISKSIVPPIQKYAAFAAMMAVGDMDKSKLFNEKDKVLNSRQDEIGQLAVSFNQLIVGTNKLTSETLAIAGGDLTVSVTVRSDEDILGKALNNLVQKFHTLATSIVSSSEQVDAGARQVANSSTMLSQGATEQASSVEELSASMEEVTSQTTQNAQNAQKTYELARTIKSDAENGNTKMGEMLQAMEDINTSSGSIGKIIKAIDEIAFQTNILALNAAVEAARAGQYGKGFAVVAEEVRSLAAKSAQAAKETTTLIETSTQKVGSGTDIANETASALQKITEGISQASDLVGAIASASNEQAAALEQINQGITQVSQVVQSNAAAAEESAAASEELSGQADILKENVSIFKLKNAQTPPPAAPIAPSTKTDTSKYST, encoded by the coding sequence ATGAAGCGAAATCGGTTCGACGACATCAGCATCTCCAAAAAGCTCTCCGTTGGATTCACCTTTGTATCCACCATGGGCGCCATCATCGGACTTCTGGGAATTATCAGCCTGATCATTCTCATGAGCAATCAGCAGACCATGTACAACCAGTCGACCCTTGGAATCGAATACTCTTCCAATGCTGAAATTGATTTTAAGGATCTGCGCACCGCCGTCCGTGACCTGTATATGCACTATGATACAGACAAGGACAAATACAGCCAAACCATTTCAACTGATTTGCAAGCCGTACAAAAGCAGCTAGAAAAGTACAGCGGTACGCTGTCCAACAGCACGGATCAGGAACACTATGAATCCTTGAAAACCGCTTATGCGGCATATGAAACCGTCGTTAACAACATTGTGCAGACCGCAAGTTCCGGCGGCTCTCAGGAAGAAATTCTTACACTGATTAACGACACTTCTTCCAAAACGCAAGATGTAATCGATGCTTTCTCTGTACTCTCCAGCTTTAACGACGCGCAGGCACAGCAAAGCCTCTCAAACACCCAGACCAGCTCGATCATCGAAATATGCGTCATGCTTGCCATTGTCCTTTCCGCCGCTGCAGCCTCCTATAAATGCAGCCGCAGAATTTCTAAGAGCATTGTGCCGCCCATACAGAAATACGCAGCATTTGCCGCCATGATGGCCGTCGGTGATATGGACAAATCCAAACTCTTCAACGAAAAAGACAAGGTACTGAACAGCCGTCAAGATGAAATCGGTCAGCTCGCGGTTTCCTTTAATCAATTGATTGTCGGCACCAACAAACTCACTAGCGAAACCCTTGCGATTGCCGGCGGCGACCTGACTGTTTCCGTCACGGTTCGTTCTGACGAGGACATCCTCGGGAAAGCACTGAATAACCTTGTACAGAAATTCCATACGCTTGCCACTTCCATTGTGTCCTCTTCGGAACAGGTGGATGCCGGTGCCAGACAGGTTGCAAATTCCAGCACCATGCTGTCGCAGGGTGCCACCGAGCAGGCAAGCTCTGTGGAGGAACTTTCCGCTTCCATGGAGGAAGTCACTTCCCAAACCACGCAGAACGCACAAAATGCACAGAAAACTTACGAGCTTGCGAGAACCATTAAGTCCGACGCAGAAAACGGAAATACGAAAATGGGCGAAATGCTGCAGGCCATGGAGGATATCAACACCTCTTCCGGCAGTATCGGCAAAATCATCAAAGCCATTGATGAAATCGCGTTCCAAACCAATATTCTTGCTCTGAATGCCGCTGTAGAGGCAGCCCGCGCCGGTCAGTACGGAAAGGGCTTTGCCGTGGTTGCGGAGGAAGTCCGCAGCCTCGCCGCAAAATCAGCACAAGCTGCAAAGGAAACCACGACGCTGATTGAAACCTCCACACAAAAAGTCGGCAGCGGCACAGACATTGCCAATGAAACCGCCAGCGCGCTGCAAAAAATTACAGAGGGCATTTCCCAGGCGTCCGATTTGGTGGGTGCTATTGCTTCCGCTTCCAACGAGCAGGCCGCTGCACTGGAGCAAATTAACCAGGGCATTACACAGGTTTCGCAGGTTGTGCAAAGCAACGCGGCAGCCGCCGAAGAAAGTGCGGCTGCCAGTGAAGAACTTTCCGGTCAGGCAGATATCCTGAAAGAAAACGTCAGCATCTTCAAGCTGAAAAATGCACAGACACCGCCGCCTGCGGCACCGATTGCCCCCTCCACAAAAACGGACACTTCCAAGTATTCGACTTAA
- a CDS encoding site-specific integrase: protein MPRRGENIYKRKDGRWEGRVRTSDGKYRYVYAKTYREVKEKQRLCQETGEVHSLQVLPASTKAAGLFSTWLSKDILYQVKPSTYESYYRCMKKYVIPFFSLSGNEFLSEASAARFARSVQDNSSLSESSKRKILTIFKTSLKGIAKDTHSSVQILESVRLPKEEDSEVLVFTVKEQRQIEHAVFQAGDQRLLGILLCFYTGIRIGELCALRWSDLDDEAGTISVTKTVTRVKDFSQTGSKTKLMTGTPKSRKSMRKIPLPQFLLAQLTACKARCPKDSVYMLSGTAVPIDPRYYQKLYKKLLADAHVKYRKFHAIRHTFATRALELGVDMKTLSELLGHANVSITLNIYAHSLMGQKKIAMEKFNEMHSTCMLQPPAAVTTSVNRASKADRTT, encoded by the coding sequence ATGCCGAGAAGGGGCGAAAACATTTACAAACGAAAGGACGGCCGTTGGGAAGGCCGTGTCCGTACGTCAGACGGAAAATACCGCTATGTTTATGCAAAAACATACCGGGAGGTCAAAGAAAAGCAAAGACTCTGCCAGGAAACCGGCGAAGTGCATTCCCTGCAGGTTTTGCCAGCCTCCACCAAAGCCGCGGGTCTATTCAGCACTTGGCTGTCAAAGGATATCCTTTATCAAGTGAAACCCTCTACGTATGAAAGCTACTACCGCTGTATGAAAAAATATGTGATACCGTTTTTCAGCCTCAGCGGAAACGAATTTCTTTCGGAGGCCAGCGCGGCGCGTTTTGCACGTTCCGTTCAGGATAATTCCTCACTGTCTGAATCCTCCAAGCGAAAAATCCTTACAATTTTTAAAACCTCTCTGAAAGGAATTGCAAAAGACACCCATTCCTCCGTACAGATTTTAGAAAGCGTGCGTCTGCCGAAAGAAGAAGATTCCGAAGTGCTGGTTTTCACCGTAAAGGAACAGCGCCAGATTGAACACGCTGTTTTTCAAGCAGGTGACCAGCGCCTGCTGGGAATCCTTCTGTGCTTTTACACGGGCATCCGCATTGGCGAGCTTTGCGCTTTGCGATGGAGCGATCTGGACGATGAAGCCGGCACCATTTCCGTGACCAAGACCGTCACACGCGTAAAAGACTTTTCTCAAACAGGCAGCAAAACCAAATTGATGACCGGCACTCCAAAGAGCAGAAAATCCATGCGCAAAATTCCTCTGCCGCAGTTTTTGCTGGCACAGTTGACCGCCTGCAAAGCCCGCTGCCCGAAAGACAGCGTCTATATGCTTTCCGGTACAGCTGTGCCGATTGACCCGCGTTACTACCAGAAACTTTACAAAAAGCTTCTGGCAGATGCACACGTGAAGTACCGCAAGTTTCATGCCATCCGGCATACCTTTGCAACCAGGGCGCTGGAGCTCGGGGTAGACATGAAGACTCTCAGTGAACTGCTGGGGCACGCCAATGTTTCTATTACCCTGAACATTTATGCACATTCCCTAATGGGGCAGAAAAAAATTGCCATGGAAAAATTCAACGAGATGCACAGTACCTGTATGCTCCAACCGCCAGCCGCCGTCACCACCTCTGTCAACCGTGCTTCAAAGGCAGACAGAACCACATGA